GGTACATCTGGACAATGTTCGCCAGGTGCAATCAGACGTTATCGAAACTGAAAAGGCTCAGCGGATGGCTGACTTTTTTAGTGCCCTCTCTGATCCCCATCGGTTGAAGCTCCTATCGGCGCTGGCCCAACAGGAGCTGTGCGTCTGTGACTTAGCTGCTGCTGTAAAAATGGGTGAATCGGCAGTGTCTCATCAGTTGCGTGTGTTGCGATCACAACGCCTGGTCAAATACCGACGCCAAGGTCGAAATGTCTGCTACAGCCTCGCTGATGACCACATCATGACAGTATATCGAGAAGTAGCCGATCACCTGGACGAGTGAAGGTTTTTCTGAATTAAACCGACCTCTATCAGGGGGGTGACGTCTTCAGCTAGTTCCAGTCCAACAATGAAAAGCTGACTGATTGAGCTTATAACTCTGATCAGATTCAGTGGATAAGAATATTTTTATGATGTATTATCTGAATAGTCTTTCAGATATTCAGATAATACTCTTGGCAGGTTTTTCTAAATGTCAGAATCCCACGCCCGTAAAAATTGCTGCGGCAGCGGTCACGATCATAGCCATGACCACGGCTCAGGTGAATTTAGTCTCCGTAAAGAGCTGACACCAGTTGTGATCGCAGCCTTCCTCTTCCTTGTCGGCCTTCTCTTCAATGAGCCACTGCATAACACTCCCTTTGCCATTGCTGAATACGCCGTCTTAATACCTGCATACCTAGTCAGCGGCTGGAGCGTGTTGACAGCGGCAGGCCGCAATATCTTGCGGGGACGCATACTTGATGAAAATTTCCTGATGACGATCGCCACGCTGGGTGCGATCGCGATTCACGAGGTGCCCGAAGCCGTGGCTGTGATGTTGTTCTTCCAGGTCGGAGAGCTGTTTCAGGATTATTCGGTGGGGCGATCGCGCCGCTCCATCAAAGCCCTACTGGAGGTGCGACCCGACACCGCCAATCTCAAAGTGGGCGATCAGATTCGTGAGGTCGATCCTGAGTCCGTTAACATGGGTGATCTAATTCTGGTTCGCCCCGGTGAGAAAGTTCCATTAGATGGTGAAATCCTGGAGGGGCAATCCCAACTCGATACCTCTGCCCTCACAGGGGAGTCGGTCCCTCGCACTGTTGTTCCAGGTGAAACTGTCCTTTCCGGCATGATTAACCAGTCGGGAGTGCTGACGGTGCGCGTCACCAAACCCTTTGCAGAATCCTCAATCTCCAGAATTTTAGAACTGGTGGAAAACGCCAGCAGTAAGAAGGCCGATACCGAAAAATTTATCACCCGCTTTGCCCGGTACTACACCCCTGTCGTTGTATTCCTATCTCTAGCAGTGGCAATTTTGCCGCCGCTCCTTATTGCCGGAGCATCCCAGGCCGAATGGACCTATCGCGCTTTGGTGCTGCTGGTGATTTCTTGTCCCTGCGGTTTGGTGATTAGTATTCCGCTGGGCTACTTCGGGGGCGTGGGAGGAGCCGCCAGACGCGGCATTCTCGTTAAAGGCTCCGTCTTCCTAGATGCGCTGGCCCAGGTGAAAACTGTCGTCTTTGATAAAACTGGCACCCTAACCCAGGGTAACTTTCGCGTCACAGACGTGATCTCTGAGAATGGGTTCACCCAACCACAACTACTGGAACTGGCGGCTCAAGTTGAGTCTCAATCTAATCATCCCGTCGCGCAGTCAATTCGACTGGCACATGGCAAATCCGTAGATGAATCAGGTGTTCAGGAGTACGAAGAGATTGCGGGGCACGGCATTCGTGCCCGAATAGAGAAGCGTACCGTTCTGGCAGGGAATGATCGACTGCTGCATCGAGAAAGCATTCCCCATGAGGTTTGCACCGTAGAAGGAACTGTTACCCATCTGGCTGTAGACGGTGAATATACTGGGCGCATCATCATCGAGGATGAATTGAAAGAAGACGCAGTGGCCGCGATTCAAGCCTTACATTCGCAGGGTATTCAAACGGTCATGCTTACAGGTGATAACCAAGCGGTAGCTGATCGCATTGCCAAAACCCTTGGTCTTGACCAATATCGAGCCGAACTGTTACCCGAAGATAAAGTCGAGGCACTAGAGGAATTATTAGATCGGGCCAGTTCAACGAAAGACAAAGTGGCCTTTGTTGGGGATGGTATTAACGATGCTCCTGTGATTGCCAGAGCAGATGTAGGGATGGCAATGGGGGGACTCGGCTCAGACGCGGCGATTGAAACCGCTGATGTGGTGATTATGACTGATGCACCGTCCAAAGTGGCAGAAGCCATTGCGATCTCCCAACACACTCTACGGATTGTCTGGCAGAACATCATCCTTGCGATGACGGTAAAAGCTATATTCATCGGCCTAGGAGCCATTGGCGTTGCCACACTTTGGGAGGCCGTCTTTGCTGATGTGGGTGTTGCACTACTAGCCATTTTCAATGCGGGGCGCATTTTAAGATGACGCTCTTCATTTTGCTCAGATTGGGATCATGCTGACAATAGTCCTTCAGCATGATGAACTGGTTGCAAGTCATAAAATCAAAGTCTCCACAATTTGGATGGGAAGCGGGATCGCTAACTCCAGTGGCTGCGGAACATCAAGGACATCTACGACATAATCGTGAGCAATTACAAAATCGCTGTCAGAGTTGTGATGAACTCATTACCTCCCTCAAACATCGGTTATACCCCTACTGTAGGCAAGAATACAAGTTGCCTGAATCTCAAAGTTTGAAGTCTTAAAAAGACTACTAGATAACACTTTCGGCGATCCTGTGAGAAAAATTAGACGTATGTCGGCATAGCCCCGATCAAGTATCACCCGCTGCTGTTCTGGTGTCATGCGATCGCACTGCTGCGGAATTCGGTGGTTGGCGTAGGGGGTCATGGAGTTGCTATAGCTGTGGAGCATTTTGCTAGATGGAAAAAGGCCCAAAAACTAATATCACTACTTACCGGACAATTTTATGAATTATTACTATCGTAGAGTGTGTAAGCTACTCTCTCTACAATGGGCACAATATAGCATCCCCTAATTGTAGTTAAATAGATCTGAAATACCATGAGCATTGAGACTTGTGAAGGATGCCAGAAGGAATTTAAGCTAGTAGTACATCCAATGTCTTATCCTGTTGGGAAAGAACTAGAAAGTTATTCCTGCCCATACTGTCATCATAGCTACAAGCGAAAAGTTCGTGGTACTTTTTCCACTAATAAATTAGAGAAATAGATCACTCAAAATCAGAAAGAATCTGGCCGTATAAACTCTAGGCCAGTAATTTCAGAAGCAATTCCGTAAACAAATTGACCTGCGGCAGATCTGATAAATTCCATTAAAAGCCAGTTATGGTTGACATTGAAGTGAGCCGCCAAGGCAATTGGATCATAGCGGCTTAATTCACTCAAACGATGCATTGCAGCAAAGATCAACACCAACTGCGAGTTAGAAAGATCATCGTGATTCGCAACTGACTTTTTTAGATACCAACGATTTTCATTAGAAAATATTGGAATGATGCGACGCCTGATTTGCTTATGATAGCTTATAAACTTAGAAATGCTATCTTCAATAGCTCTGCCAGACCATTTAAATCGCCGCTTTCTACGAATCAGAGTATGCCCATGCTGATTAAATAATTCAAAGCCGGGTTCTATGATACGTTTCGTATGGGCATTTAAATAACGCGGATGAACCTGTGCTTGAAACCAAGCCTCATAAGAACCGTCCTTTCTCATAAAGCAGTTTTCTGTAAGTGGAATAAATAGTTCGGTCGTACCCTTGTAAGACAAGCAATAAGCTCGATGAATAAATGGCATTTGCCACAAAATTTGTTTCAGAGTAAAACTCTTTCCCGCATTATCAGGTTCTGCTAAGTACTTGCACATAGCAGGTAAAATTCCACTTCCTTGAAAGTCTACAACCTCATTACTAAGTGATTTATTTCCTTCGATAGCTCGTCCTCCAACACCATGACTTTCAATAATTATGCAGTTCTTAGAAGATAGTAGCGCTTTGGTTGCGTTTAGGAAGCAGTAGTACGATGTAAGTGGAGCTGACACCTCTGGCAACGCAAGGGAAGCATTATAAAAATGCTTGGCCTGTTCCCAATAGAACAAAGCCTCATCTTGATGAGCACGCTTGAGCCAAAGGGCAACAAAATCCCAAGGGTCAGAGCAAAGAACCCTAGACGTTCGAAAATCGGGAGATCGCAAACATCCATGTAAACGTACATTTTTCCCTGCTATATTCAATTTATGTAAAGGCATTGGTTCTATTAACCTAAAATAATTGCCGTCCAAAAACATGAAACGGCAGCATTATATTCAGTATTCCCTCAATGCGAATAGACTAACTTTTTACAAATATTGCTATCACATGCTGTATTGCAACCTCTCACTCAGGAAAGTGCACGGTGGACAGCGGTTATCAGTTGGGCATAGCCTGCTTACCCTAGAGAGATGAGATCGCTCTTCTGCGGAAAACGCTCTTGACCAGAGGTGGCATCATCGGTCATCGGCGGTAGGA
This is a stretch of genomic DNA from Acaryochloris thomasi RCC1774. It encodes these proteins:
- a CDS encoding ArsR/SmtB family transcription factor yields the protein MADSSPLKRQSPPSSDAPSCDESLVHLDNVRQVQSDVIETEKAQRMADFFSALSDPHRLKLLSALAQQELCVCDLAAAVKMGESAVSHQLRVLRSQRLVKYRRQGRNVCYSLADDHIMTVYREVADHLDE
- a CDS encoding heavy metal translocating P-type ATPase; translated protein: MSESHARKNCCGSGHDHSHDHGSGEFSLRKELTPVVIAAFLFLVGLLFNEPLHNTPFAIAEYAVLIPAYLVSGWSVLTAAGRNILRGRILDENFLMTIATLGAIAIHEVPEAVAVMLFFQVGELFQDYSVGRSRRSIKALLEVRPDTANLKVGDQIREVDPESVNMGDLILVRPGEKVPLDGEILEGQSQLDTSALTGESVPRTVVPGETVLSGMINQSGVLTVRVTKPFAESSISRILELVENASSKKADTEKFITRFARYYTPVVVFLSLAVAILPPLLIAGASQAEWTYRALVLLVISCPCGLVISIPLGYFGGVGGAARRGILVKGSVFLDALAQVKTVVFDKTGTLTQGNFRVTDVISENGFTQPQLLELAAQVESQSNHPVAQSIRLAHGKSVDESGVQEYEEIAGHGIRARIEKRTVLAGNDRLLHRESIPHEVCTVEGTVTHLAVDGEYTGRIIIEDELKEDAVAAIQALHSQGIQTVMLTGDNQAVADRIAKTLGLDQYRAELLPEDKVEALEELLDRASSTKDKVAFVGDGINDAPVIARADVGMAMGGLGSDAAIETADVVIMTDAPSKVAEAIAISQHTLRIVWQNIILAMTVKAIFIGLGAIGVATLWEAVFADVGVALLAIFNAGRILR
- a CDS encoding YaaC family protein — protein: MPLHKLNIAGKNVRLHGCLRSPDFRTSRVLCSDPWDFVALWLKRAHQDEALFYWEQAKHFYNASLALPEVSAPLTSYYCFLNATKALLSSKNCIIIESHGVGGRAIEGNKSLSNEVVDFQGSGILPAMCKYLAEPDNAGKSFTLKQILWQMPFIHRAYCLSYKGTTELFIPLTENCFMRKDGSYEAWFQAQVHPRYLNAHTKRIIEPGFELFNQHGHTLIRRKRRFKWSGRAIEDSISKFISYHKQIRRRIIPIFSNENRWYLKKSVANHDDLSNSQLVLIFAAMHRLSELSRYDPIALAAHFNVNHNWLLMEFIRSAAGQFVYGIASEITGLEFIRPDSF